The Acinetobacter wuhouensis genome includes the window CACCTAAAGCACTCAGGCTCGAAGCGGCATATACTTTTAAAGTCACCGATTCTATTTCTTCCTCAGTGATCTCTTCAACTTCTTGTTGTTGCTCTGAACGTTTTTGCTCTTCTAATTGTTGTTGCTCTTTCTTTTCTTGACGACTGCTATACCATTTTTTGATAATGACAGGTGCTATAACCAACATCGTGATGCCAAGCGGGATTAAACCAAAGAAAATAAGAAAATCTGACCCACTTGGATCATATTTGGTATCACGCCAATAAAACACCACAACCAATGAAACCAACACGAGCATGCTGATGAAGGTTCCAAGAATTAATTTAATCATCTATGACACCCCAATGAGCGAATAGCACGTTTCATCATTATCACTTTGTAGTTTAGGCATCACAAAAGCACCTTGTGCCAAACCCACTTGAGTCTTAGAACTCAACTGCAAAGGCTGAACTTCTTCTTTAGCCAGAATCAATCGAAGATCAACCAATAAAGTTGGGCTACACCAACTTTGCAAAATTTTCTTTAATTTTTTACTGTGTTTTTTCTTTGGTAAAAAGTCTAAATACTGGGCATAACTCAAAGGACCGATTTGAATTTCAATCTTGCCGTCAATTTGACGAATGGTTTCACCACAAAAAGTATTTACCCCCAGTAAAAAAGGCTGCTGACCACCCAATTTGGTTCTTTGCTCATCGCCTAACTTAAATTTTTCAGGAATATATTCTTTGACTTCTACCGACTCATTAAAAACACAGCCAAGCATCGTTTTCAACGCATGTGCTGTATTATTTTGCCCTTGCATCAAGCCTGCAAATTCAGCGAAATAATCATCTAAATCATCTTGTTGATGCTGATTACGAATATAGCCATTCAGCGCATGCAAAATATCTAAATAGTGATTTTCTTTTTCTACTTCATATCGCACAGGCAAGTTATAACTCAGACTAGCATCGACAAACTGAGCAGTGAGCTTATGATTGAATAAACCTAGAAATTTCTGTACCTCAACACGCTGCTTACGTGGTGCCTGTTTAACTTTATTGGTATAGGTATAAGGCATCGCACCCTGCATACCTGTTAAACCTACAATCAGATTGGTGATCTGGATCTTTT containing:
- the tssG gene encoding type VI secretion system baseplate subunit TssG, with translation MRTERWWQEASVVDELFKTPTAYEFVQTTRLLRHAPQVSTLKNWSDDFQFECSLNLNFPKHEVESLLQDDEKIQITNLIVGLTGMQGAMPYTYTNKVKQAPRKQRVEVQKFLGLFNHKLTAQFVDASLSYNLPVRYEVEKENHYLDILHALNGYIRNQHQQDDLDDYFAEFAGLMQGQNNTAHALKTMLGCVFNESVEVKEYIPEKFKLGDEQRTKLGGQQPFLLGVNTFCGETIRQIDGKIEIQIGPLSYAQYLDFLPKKKHSKKLKKILQSWCSPTLLVDLRLILAKEEVQPLQLSSKTQVGLAQGAFVMPKLQSDNDETCYSLIGVS